A region from the Phoenix dactylifera cultivar Barhee BC4 unplaced genomic scaffold, palm_55x_up_171113_PBpolish2nd_filt_p 000926F, whole genome shotgun sequence genome encodes:
- the LOC120107612 gene encoding uncharacterized protein LOC120107612: MSVERTLAPEHEALTWQRFRTAFYSKYFPSSRLRELEREFLNLNQGTMTVDEYEAEFDRLSRAKNLEIVWKETYDAKDKKQKKRSRDYDARSRQNSSKTAKSHNQSWQSGKQGSDGKTIQQEKQKCDACGDIGIRLNTVDDYLVPVLDAASRRHKVYTDHKSLKYLFTQKELNMRQRRWLELLKDYDLSIHYHPGKANVVADALSRKSTGSIAALLTSQRKILEDLRRAEIEVCWHDSDAQLANLRVQPTLIERIRIAQADDPQLQKLKSDIESSSQSEFRLHEDGSLRYQEPNVYSK, encoded by the exons atgtcTGTGGAGCGCACATTGGCACCCGAGCATGAGGCGCTTACCTGGCAGAGATTCCGCACagcattctactccaagtattttccctccagtCGCCTGAGGGAGCTGGAGAGGGAATTTCTCAATCTGAATCAAGGAACTATGACTGTGGATGAGTATGAGGCAGAGTTTGACAGGCTATctcg GGCTAAGAATCTGGAAATTGTCTGGAAAGaaacctatgatgccaaagataagaaacaaaagaagagaagcagaGATTATGATGCTCGCAGTAGACAGAATTCTAGCAAAACTGCAAAATCACATAACCAATCTTGGCAATCAGGGAAGCAAGGATCTGATGGAAAGACTATTCAGCAAGAGAAGCAGAAGTGTGATGCATGTGGTGATATTGGCATAAGACTGAACACTGTAGACGATTATCTGGTGCCTGTTTTAGATGCGGCCAGCAGGCGTCATAAG GTGTACACTGATCACAAAAGTTTGAAATACCTTTTTACCCAGAAGGAACTAAACATGAGACAGAGAAGATGGTTAGAGTTACTGAAGGATTATGATTTGTCTATTCATTACCATCCGGGAAAAGCTAATGTGGTAGCAGATGCACTGAGCAGAAAATCCACTGGTAGTATTGCTGCCTTACTCACCTCTCAGAGGAAAATTCTGGAAGATCTGAGGAGAGCAGAAATTGAGGTATGTTGGCATGACTCCGATGCACAATTGGCAAATTTACGTGTCCAACCTACCTTGATAGAGAGGATCAGGATTGCTCAAGCAGATGACCCTCAGTTGCAAAAGCTTAAAAGTGATATTGAATCAAGTTCTCAATCagaattcagacttcatgaggaTGGATCATTGAGATACCAGGAACCGAATGTGTATTCCAAATGA